The following coding sequences lie in one Glycine max cultivar Williams 82 chromosome 19, Glycine_max_v4.0, whole genome shotgun sequence genomic window:
- the FT3B gene encoding protein FLOWERING LOCUS T-like: protein MPGGSRNPLVVGRVIGEVIDPFEISIPFRVTYGNREVGNGCELKPSQVANQPRVSVGGDDLRNFYTMVLVDPDAPSPSNPNFREYLHWLVTDIPETTGPNFGNEVVSYESPRPTMGIHRLVFVLFRQQFRQRVYAPGWRQNFNTREFAELYNLGLPVAAVFFNCQRESGSGGRTF from the exons ATGCCTGGCGGTAGTAGGAACCCTCTTGTTGTTGGGCGTGTTATAGGGGAAGTAATAGATCCCTTTGAAATTTCTATTCCTTTCAGGGTCACCTATGGTAATAGAGAAGTGGGCAATGGTTGTGAGCTTAAACCTTCCCAAGTTGCCAACCAACCCAGAGTGAGTGTTGGTGGAGATGACCTCAGGAACTTCTACACTATG GTCCTGGTGGATCCTGATGCTCCTAGCCCAAGTAACCCTAATTTCAGGGAGTACCTTCATTG GTTGGTGACTGATATTCCAGAAACTACAGGGCCTAATTTcg GTAACGAGGTTGTAAGCTATGAAAGCCCACGACCCACGATGGGGATTCATCGGTTGGTGTTTGTGTTATTCCGTCAACAGTTTAGACAGAGGGTGTATGCTCCTGGATGGCGACAAAATTTCAATACCAGAGAATTTGCTGAACTTTACAACCTTGGATTGCCGGTTGCTGCTGTCTTCTTCAACTGTCAGAGGGAAAGTGGCTCTGGTGGTAGAACATTTTGA